The following are encoded together in the Peromyscus leucopus breed LL Stock chromosome 1, UCI_PerLeu_2.1, whole genome shotgun sequence genome:
- the Znf180 gene encoding zinc finger protein 180 isoform X2 — protein sequence MIIEVKGEDAGSLDIVPQESTDFKIVTVDLTEEEQSTWPNAQRTPERSVILEGHGDLWALPAVHGVEETTPKQTVSDEETSHGVKMGGLAREDPWLSSCEEVPAPKEQLKRQQEKQEEEAFTQGRADTPGMVYRPDELDRSCLSSSRLSSPVIPHRNHFHKQASHVKKLHGDAVASNHQKMSDTIDLSKDDKCRNFPQSIHLTQFTRTPKGDKSYELNGRVQSFGRGTPLNVHDKVRIEGKTFGFKGHGQVLNHNISLSEQPRILVKEGQYKCSKTAPGPSLPQNMRNYSEEKRFECKYCGKSFSWSSHLIAHQRTHTGEKPYKCNLCGKFFTRSSHVVSHQRIHTGEKPYRCNLCGKSFTQRYVLVVHQRTHTGERPYECNQCGKSFRQSYKLIAHQRTHTGEKPYECTQCGKSFIQSYKLIAHQKIHSGEKPYECSHCGKSFSQSYKLVAHQRTHTGEKPFECNYCGKSFSWSSQLVSHQRTHTGEKPYECGECGKSFNRSSHLVMHQRTHTGEKPYQCKQCGKSFSQSYVLVVHQRTHTGEKPYECSQCGKTFRQSSCFTQHQRTHTGEKPYECNQCGKTFSLSARLIVHQRTHTGEKPYKCSQCGKAFISSSKRSRHQATHSEESCKS from the exons ATGATCATCGAGGTCAAGGGAGAAGATGCTGGGTCACTGGACATCGTGCCCCAG GAAAGCACAGACTTTAAGATTGTGACCGTGGACCTCACTGAGGAGGAACAGAGCACCTGGCCCAATGCCCAGAGAACCCCAGAGAGAAGTGTGATCCTGGAGGGCCACGGGGACCTGTGGG CCTTGCCAGCTGTGCATGGAGTAGAAGAAACCACCCCAAAGCAGACTGTCTCTGATGAAGAAACATCCCATGGAGTGAAGATGGGGGGCTTGGCAAGAGAGGATCCTTGGCTTTCTTCTTGTGAAGAAGTTCCTGCTCCTAAGGAACAGTTGAAGAGACAACAGgaaaagcaagaggaagaggCCTTTACCCAGGGGAGAGCTGACACTCCTGGCATGGTCTACAGGCCTGACGAACTTGACAGGAGTTGCCTGAGTTCTAGCCGGCTTTCGTCCCCCGTGATACCTCACAGAAACCATTTTCATAAACAGGCATCACATGTTAAAAAGTTACATGGCGATGCTGTTGCAAGCAATCATCAGAAGATGAGTGATACTATAGATCTCTCCAAAGATGACAAATGCAGAAATTTCCCTCAGAGCATTCATCTCACTCAGTTTACAAGGACCCCAAAAGGAGATAAATCCTATGAATTGAATGGCCGTGTTCAATCTTTTGGCCGTGGTACACCCCTCAATGTACATGATAAAGTTCGTATAGAAGGTAAAACCTTTGGCTTTAAAGGGCACGGGCAAGTTTTGAACCATAACATATCCCTAAGTGAACAACCGAGGATTCTTGTTAAAGAGGGCCAGTATAAATGTAGTAAAACTGCCCCAGGTCCATCTCTTCCTCAGAACATGAGAAACTATTCTGAAGAGAAACGTTTTGAATGTAAGTATTGTGGCAAGTCCTTCAGTTGGAGTTCACATCTCATTGCACACCAAAGAACTCATACAGgggagaagccttacaaatgcaACCTGTGTGGAAAGTTCTTTACCCGGAGTTCACATGTCGTTtctcatcagagaattcataccgGAGAGAAACCATACAGATGCAATCTGTGTGGGAAATCCTTTACCCAGAGGTATGTTCTTGTGGTGCATCAAAGAACTCATACCGGCGAGCGGCCTTATGAATGCAACCAGTGTGGGAAGTCATTCAGGCAAAGCTACAAACTTATTGCACATCAAAGGACTCATACCGGAGAGAAGCCATACGAATGCACTCAGTGTGGGAAGTCATTCATCCAGAGTTATAAACTTATcgcacatcagaaaattcattctggagagaaaccgtATGAATGCAGTCACTGTGGGAAGTCCTTTAGTCAGAGCTATAAGCTTGTTGCACATCAGCGGactcacacaggagagaaaccttttGAGTGTAATTACTGTGGGAAGTCCTTCAGTTGGAGCTCTCAGCTGGTGTCCCATCAGAGGACACACACCGGAGAGAAACCGTACGAGTGCGGCGAGTGTGGGAAGTCGTTCAATCGCAGTTCCCATCTTGTCATGCATCAAAGAACGCACACCGGAGAGAAGCCGTATCAGTGCAAGCAGTGTGGGAAGTCCTTCAGTCAGAGCTACGTTCTGGTTGTCCATCAGAggacacacactggagagaagccctatgagTGCAGCCAGTGTGGGAAGACCTTCAGGCAGAGCTCCTGCTTCACGCAGCATCAGagaactcacactggagagaagccctatgagTGCAACCAGTGTGGGAAGACGTTCAGCCTCAGTGCCCGTCTCATCGTCCACCAGCGAActcatactggggagaaaccttacaaatgcagCCAGTGTGGGAAAGCGTTTATTAGCAGTTCTAAGCGCAGTAGGCACCAGGCTACTCACAGTGAGGAGTCCTGTAAGTCCTGA
- the Znf180 gene encoding zinc finger protein 180 isoform X1 — protein sequence MCSRVGTGRREPSFVLTPSPVRLRPGPGPRCGLADAQLGTWLHLEETMDQQDDESLESRQACVENFVLPQEMIIEVKGEDAGSLDIVPQESTDFKIVTVDLTEEEQSTWPNAQRTPERSVILEGHGDLWALPAVHGVEETTPKQTVSDEETSHGVKMGGLAREDPWLSSCEEVPAPKEQLKRQQEKQEEEAFTQGRADTPGMVYRPDELDRSCLSSSRLSSPVIPHRNHFHKQASHVKKLHGDAVASNHQKMSDTIDLSKDDKCRNFPQSIHLTQFTRTPKGDKSYELNGRVQSFGRGTPLNVHDKVRIEGKTFGFKGHGQVLNHNISLSEQPRILVKEGQYKCSKTAPGPSLPQNMRNYSEEKRFECKYCGKSFSWSSHLIAHQRTHTGEKPYKCNLCGKFFTRSSHVVSHQRIHTGEKPYRCNLCGKSFTQRYVLVVHQRTHTGERPYECNQCGKSFRQSYKLIAHQRTHTGEKPYECTQCGKSFIQSYKLIAHQKIHSGEKPYECSHCGKSFSQSYKLVAHQRTHTGEKPFECNYCGKSFSWSSQLVSHQRTHTGEKPYECGECGKSFNRSSHLVMHQRTHTGEKPYQCKQCGKSFSQSYVLVVHQRTHTGEKPYECSQCGKTFRQSSCFTQHQRTHTGEKPYECNQCGKTFSLSARLIVHQRTHTGEKPYKCSQCGKAFISSSKRSRHQATHSEESCKS from the exons AACTTTGTTCTCCCCCAAGAGATGATCATCGAGGTCAAGGGAGAAGATGCTGGGTCACTGGACATCGTGCCCCAG GAAAGCACAGACTTTAAGATTGTGACCGTGGACCTCACTGAGGAGGAACAGAGCACCTGGCCCAATGCCCAGAGAACCCCAGAGAGAAGTGTGATCCTGGAGGGCCACGGGGACCTGTGGG CCTTGCCAGCTGTGCATGGAGTAGAAGAAACCACCCCAAAGCAGACTGTCTCTGATGAAGAAACATCCCATGGAGTGAAGATGGGGGGCTTGGCAAGAGAGGATCCTTGGCTTTCTTCTTGTGAAGAAGTTCCTGCTCCTAAGGAACAGTTGAAGAGACAACAGgaaaagcaagaggaagaggCCTTTACCCAGGGGAGAGCTGACACTCCTGGCATGGTCTACAGGCCTGACGAACTTGACAGGAGTTGCCTGAGTTCTAGCCGGCTTTCGTCCCCCGTGATACCTCACAGAAACCATTTTCATAAACAGGCATCACATGTTAAAAAGTTACATGGCGATGCTGTTGCAAGCAATCATCAGAAGATGAGTGATACTATAGATCTCTCCAAAGATGACAAATGCAGAAATTTCCCTCAGAGCATTCATCTCACTCAGTTTACAAGGACCCCAAAAGGAGATAAATCCTATGAATTGAATGGCCGTGTTCAATCTTTTGGCCGTGGTACACCCCTCAATGTACATGATAAAGTTCGTATAGAAGGTAAAACCTTTGGCTTTAAAGGGCACGGGCAAGTTTTGAACCATAACATATCCCTAAGTGAACAACCGAGGATTCTTGTTAAAGAGGGCCAGTATAAATGTAGTAAAACTGCCCCAGGTCCATCTCTTCCTCAGAACATGAGAAACTATTCTGAAGAGAAACGTTTTGAATGTAAGTATTGTGGCAAGTCCTTCAGTTGGAGTTCACATCTCATTGCACACCAAAGAACTCATACAGgggagaagccttacaaatgcaACCTGTGTGGAAAGTTCTTTACCCGGAGTTCACATGTCGTTtctcatcagagaattcataccgGAGAGAAACCATACAGATGCAATCTGTGTGGGAAATCCTTTACCCAGAGGTATGTTCTTGTGGTGCATCAAAGAACTCATACCGGCGAGCGGCCTTATGAATGCAACCAGTGTGGGAAGTCATTCAGGCAAAGCTACAAACTTATTGCACATCAAAGGACTCATACCGGAGAGAAGCCATACGAATGCACTCAGTGTGGGAAGTCATTCATCCAGAGTTATAAACTTATcgcacatcagaaaattcattctggagagaaaccgtATGAATGCAGTCACTGTGGGAAGTCCTTTAGTCAGAGCTATAAGCTTGTTGCACATCAGCGGactcacacaggagagaaaccttttGAGTGTAATTACTGTGGGAAGTCCTTCAGTTGGAGCTCTCAGCTGGTGTCCCATCAGAGGACACACACCGGAGAGAAACCGTACGAGTGCGGCGAGTGTGGGAAGTCGTTCAATCGCAGTTCCCATCTTGTCATGCATCAAAGAACGCACACCGGAGAGAAGCCGTATCAGTGCAAGCAGTGTGGGAAGTCCTTCAGTCAGAGCTACGTTCTGGTTGTCCATCAGAggacacacactggagagaagccctatgagTGCAGCCAGTGTGGGAAGACCTTCAGGCAGAGCTCCTGCTTCACGCAGCATCAGagaactcacactggagagaagccctatgagTGCAACCAGTGTGGGAAGACGTTCAGCCTCAGTGCCCGTCTCATCGTCCACCAGCGAActcatactggggagaaaccttacaaatgcagCCAGTGTGGGAAAGCGTTTATTAGCAGTTCTAAGCGCAGTAGGCACCAGGCTACTCACAGTGAGGAGTCCTGTAAGTCCTGA